In a single window of the uncultured Pseudodesulfovibrio sp. genome:
- a CDS encoding exodeoxyribonuclease III, whose product MIIYSWNINGYRAVLKKDFRDWLDGCGGDVVMLQETKVEPDQLDPDDREPDSYSNHYWNWSKKKKGYSGVACFANPEPLSWDTSLPDERFRDEGRVLHLEYPDFHLFNIYFPNGQMSDERLEFKMGFYDNFLEYAEKLRKDKPIVVGGDFNTAHKEIDLKNPKANSERSGFLPEERAWIDKFIEHGYVDSFRLFEDGPHHYSWWSYRFNARKNNAGWRIDYFFVSEELKDKVTRAWIESDVMGSDHCPIGIEIDV is encoded by the coding sequence ATGATCATCTATTCCTGGAACATCAACGGCTACCGGGCCGTGCTCAAGAAGGATTTTCGCGACTGGCTGGACGGTTGCGGCGGCGACGTGGTCATGCTGCAGGAGACCAAGGTCGAGCCGGACCAGTTGGACCCGGACGACCGCGAGCCGGACTCCTATTCCAACCATTACTGGAACTGGTCCAAGAAAAAGAAGGGCTATTCCGGCGTGGCCTGCTTCGCCAACCCCGAACCGCTGTCCTGGGACACCAGTCTGCCCGACGAGCGGTTCCGGGACGAAGGCCGTGTGCTTCATCTCGAGTACCCGGACTTCCATCTGTTCAACATCTATTTCCCCAACGGCCAGATGTCGGACGAGCGCCTCGAATTCAAGATGGGTTTCTACGACAATTTCCTGGAATATGCAGAGAAGCTGCGCAAGGACAAGCCCATCGTGGTCGGCGGCGACTTCAACACCGCGCATAAGGAAATCGACCTCAAGAATCCCAAGGCCAACAGCGAGCGGTCCGGGTTCCTGCCCGAGGAGCGCGCCTGGATCGACAAGTTCATCGAGCACGGCTACGTGGATTCCTTCCGTCTGTTCGAGGACGGGCCGCACCACTACTCCTGGTGGTCCTACCGCTTCAACGCCCGTAAGAACAACGCCGGGTGGCGCATCGACTACTTCTTCGTGTCCGAGGAACTTAAGGACAAGGTCACCCGCGCCTGGATCGAATCCGACGTCATGGGCTCCGACCACTGCCCCATCGGGATTGAGATAGACGTGTAG
- a CDS encoding DJ-1/PfpI family protein produces MAAKKILMLVGDFVEDYEAMVPFQMLLMVGHTVHTVCPGKKAGETVTTAVHDFEGHQTYSEKPGHNFGVTTTFEEIKAEDYDALVIPGGRAPEYLRLNPDIIKCVQHFANAGKPIAAICHGPQILTAANVIQGKTCTAYPAVKPDIDGAGATWCEVNATASNACADGNIVTAPAWPAHPEWMREFLKVLGSTIEP; encoded by the coding sequence ATGGCAGCCAAGAAAATACTCATGCTCGTCGGCGACTTCGTGGAAGATTACGAAGCCATGGTTCCCTTTCAGATGCTCCTGATGGTCGGCCATACGGTCCACACCGTCTGCCCCGGAAAGAAAGCGGGCGAGACCGTGACCACCGCCGTGCACGACTTCGAGGGACACCAGACCTACTCCGAAAAACCGGGCCACAACTTCGGCGTGACCACCACCTTCGAGGAGATCAAGGCCGAGGACTACGACGCCCTGGTCATCCCCGGCGGACGCGCGCCCGAGTACCTGCGCCTCAACCCGGACATCATCAAGTGCGTGCAGCACTTTGCCAACGCGGGCAAGCCCATCGCGGCCATCTGCCACGGTCCGCAGATCCTGACCGCCGCCAACGTCATTCAGGGCAAGACCTGCACGGCCTACCCCGCGGTCAAGCCGGACATCGACGGCGCGGGCGCGACCTGGTGCGAAGTCAACGCCACGGCCTCCAACGCCTGCGCGGACGGCAACATCGTCACCGCTCCGGCCTGGCCCGCCCACCCCGAGTGGATGCGCGAGTTCCTCAAGGTGCTCGGCTCGACCATCGAGCCCTAA
- a CDS encoding TAXI family TRAP transporter solute-binding subunit, protein MKRIYILVLALALVLGMSFSAQAKKRYVFGGGPAGGTFQIVANAIQVFGPIKDNPNFSVKAQSSGGSTENLRTVNAGRCAFGTVYAGEVYLGRNGKLTGDTNKYEKVLTVGYLYGAPAQLVIRKGSGIKSAKDLAGKKVGVGNAGSGAFANCERFFTHLGIWDKIERNAMGYNDAAQAFGNEQLDAFWLLTAYPSGAVIMAAQTNDIDLVDVGADAENSGYFQAYPYFGKLTIPAGTYRGVDHDTPSFFDSALLVANADVPAEDVYQLLKAVWSEAGLKHMVEQKKTFKAMSVADGLKGVNPEATPLHPGAVKFWKEMGVLK, encoded by the coding sequence ATGAAACGGATTTACATCCTGGTCTTGGCTCTCGCCCTGGTTTTAGGCATGTCCTTCAGCGCGCAGGCCAAGAAACGCTACGTGTTCGGCGGCGGTCCGGCCGGCGGAACGTTCCAGATCGTTGCCAACGCCATCCAGGTCTTCGGCCCCATCAAGGATAACCCCAATTTTTCCGTCAAGGCGCAGTCCTCGGGCGGTTCCACCGAAAACCTGCGCACGGTCAACGCTGGCCGCTGCGCCTTCGGCACCGTGTACGCTGGTGAGGTCTACCTCGGCCGTAACGGCAAGCTGACCGGCGACACCAACAAGTATGAAAAGGTCCTGACCGTGGGCTACCTGTATGGCGCGCCCGCCCAGCTGGTCATCCGCAAGGGCTCCGGCATCAAGTCCGCCAAGGATCTGGCTGGCAAGAAGGTCGGCGTGGGCAACGCCGGTTCCGGCGCGTTCGCCAACTGCGAGCGGTTCTTCACCCACCTGGGCATCTGGGACAAGATCGAGCGTAACGCCATGGGCTACAACGACGCAGCACAGGCCTTCGGCAACGAGCAGCTCGACGCCTTCTGGCTTTTGACCGCCTACCCGTCCGGCGCCGTGATCATGGCCGCCCAGACCAACGACATCGACCTGGTCGACGTAGGCGCGGACGCGGAAAATTCCGGCTACTTCCAGGCCTACCCCTACTTCGGCAAGCTGACCATCCCGGCGGGCACCTACCGCGGTGTGGATCACGACACCCCCTCCTTCTTCGACTCCGCCCTGCTGGTGGCCAACGCCGACGTGCCTGCCGAGGACGTCTACCAGCTGCTCAAGGCCGTCTGGTCCGAAGCCGGCCTCAAGCACATGGTCGAGCAGAAGAAGACCTTCAAGGCCATGAGCGTGGCCGACGGTCTCAAGGGCGTGAATCCCGAAGCGACTCCCCTGCATCCCGGTGCGGTGAAGTTCTGGAAGGAAATGGGCGTCCTGAAGTAG
- a CDS encoding RNA methyltransferase → MLDKLVVVLFRPKYPENIGSAARACLNMGVSELVVVDPYNFNMDKALPLATAHARHILESARIVDTLEQAVDGCTAVFGTTARTGGWRKGLMAPDTLAGVVDERLRGGGRVAVVFGPEDKGLTNEETSICSGLVTIPTSREGTSLNLAQAVVVVLYECFKRSLAEPFTPDGPPEERPTTVKEQEALFNNLQETLLAIDFLKDDNPDYWMLPVRRFFSKINLKRNEFNLLMGVCRQVRWFVDKYGPDEKRDKN, encoded by the coding sequence ATGTTGGACAAACTAGTGGTGGTCCTGTTCCGCCCCAAATATCCGGAGAACATCGGTTCCGCGGCCCGTGCCTGCCTGAATATGGGCGTGTCCGAACTGGTGGTGGTCGATCCGTACAACTTCAATATGGACAAGGCCCTGCCCCTGGCCACGGCCCATGCGCGGCATATTCTCGAGTCCGCGCGCATCGTGGACACGTTGGAGCAGGCCGTGGACGGCTGTACCGCCGTGTTCGGCACAACGGCCCGCACCGGGGGCTGGCGCAAGGGGCTCATGGCTCCCGACACCCTGGCGGGCGTGGTGGACGAGCGGTTGCGGGGCGGCGGCAGGGTTGCCGTGGTTTTCGGCCCGGAAGACAAGGGGCTGACCAACGAGGAAACCTCCATCTGCTCCGGCCTGGTGACCATCCCCACCAGCCGCGAGGGCACCTCGCTGAACCTGGCCCAGGCCGTGGTCGTGGTTCTGTACGAGTGCTTCAAGCGTTCTCTGGCCGAACCGTTCACCCCGGACGGTCCGCCCGAAGAGCGGCCGACCACGGTCAAGGAGCAGGAGGCGCTCTTCAACAACCTTCAGGAGACCCTGCTGGCCATCGATTTTCTCAAGGACGACAACCCGGATTACTGGATGCTTCCGGTGCGGCGGTTTTTCAGCAAGATCAACCTGAAGCGCAACGAGTTCAATCTGCTCATGGGCGTCTGCCGCCAGGTGCGTTGGTTCGTGGACAAGTACGGTCCCGATGAAAAGCGCGACAAGAACTAG
- a CDS encoding malic enzyme-like NAD(P)-binding protein, whose translation MALFTKEEALNYHSSKRKGKLEVISIKPCRNQKDLSMAYSPGVAEACRAIHADTEKVYDYTNKGNLVAVVSNGTAVLGLGNIGPEAGKPVMEGKGVLFKIFSDIDVYDLNIAAKTPDEVVAFCKLLEPTFGGINLEDIKAPECFEIETRLKAEMGIPVFHDDQHGTAIISAAGIINALEISGKKIEEIKIVVSGAGAAAIACSNLYVHMGVKRENIFMFDSRGLIHAGREGLNEFKAAYAQAEDKGSLADCMVGADMFLGLSVKDAINQDMVKTMADNAIIFACANPDPEITYDAVKEVRPDIIMGTGRSDFPNQVNNVLGFPFIFRGALDCRAKTINEEMKIAAADALARLAKEPVSQDICDAFGVDKLEYGIDYIIPKPLDPRVLTWLAPAVAKAAMDTGVAQIQLDLAQYAKDLEARMKASKARTKLVVDTFGYDI comes from the coding sequence ATGGCATTGTTCACCAAGGAAGAAGCGCTCAACTACCACTCCAGCAAACGCAAGGGTAAGCTGGAAGTCATCTCCATCAAACCGTGCAGGAACCAGAAGGACCTGTCCATGGCCTACAGCCCCGGCGTTGCCGAGGCCTGCCGCGCCATCCACGCGGATACCGAAAAGGTCTACGACTACACCAACAAGGGCAACCTGGTGGCCGTGGTCTCCAACGGCACCGCAGTGCTCGGCCTGGGCAACATCGGCCCCGAGGCCGGCAAGCCCGTCATGGAGGGCAAGGGCGTCCTGTTCAAGATTTTCTCCGACATCGACGTCTACGACCTGAACATCGCGGCCAAGACCCCGGACGAAGTCGTCGCCTTCTGCAAGCTGCTGGAGCCCACCTTCGGCGGCATCAACCTCGAGGACATCAAGGCCCCCGAGTGCTTCGAGATCGAGACCCGGCTCAAGGCCGAAATGGGCATCCCGGTCTTCCACGACGATCAGCACGGTACGGCCATCATCTCCGCCGCGGGCATCATCAACGCGCTGGAGATCTCCGGCAAGAAGATCGAGGAGATCAAGATCGTGGTCTCAGGCGCGGGCGCGGCGGCCATCGCCTGCTCCAACCTGTACGTGCACATGGGCGTCAAGCGCGAGAACATCTTCATGTTCGATTCGCGCGGCCTGATCCACGCCGGACGAGAGGGCCTCAACGAATTCAAGGCCGCCTACGCCCAGGCCGAGGACAAGGGCTCGCTGGCCGACTGCATGGTCGGGGCCGACATGTTCCTGGGCCTGTCCGTCAAGGACGCCATCAATCAGGACATGGTCAAGACCATGGCCGACAACGCGATCATCTTCGCCTGCGCCAACCCTGACCCGGAGATCACCTACGACGCGGTCAAGGAAGTGCGCCCGGACATCATCATGGGTACCGGCCGTTCCGACTTCCCGAACCAGGTCAACAACGTGCTCGGTTTCCCGTTCATCTTCCGCGGCGCGCTGGACTGCCGGGCCAAGACCATCAACGAGGAGATGAAGATCGCCGCCGCCGACGCCCTGGCCCGCCTGGCCAAGGAGCCGGTCTCCCAGGACATCTGCGACGCTTTCGGCGTGGACAAGCTGGAATACGGCATCGACTACATCATCCCCAAGCCGCTCGACCCGCGCGTGCTGACCTGGCTGGCCCCGGCCGTTGCCAAGGCTGCCATGGATACCGGCGTGGCCCAGATCCAGCTGGACCTCGCCCAGTACGCCAAGGACCTCGAAGCCCGCATGAAGGCATCCAAGGCCCGCACCAAGCTGGTTGTCGACACCTTCGGGTACGACATCTAG
- a CDS encoding TAXI family TRAP transporter solute-binding subunit, producing MPRLPTVILTLSCLILTAVLGCSQETPNKPQKKTAPVKPKTLTFNGGPRGGTFNHFANKMAAIISEDVPNLDVLARQSDGSIDNLLALCAGQADMSIVNAGDAFLGRTGKLHCQDKRYAKLRALAFLYGAPAQLVVRADSDIHTPADLLDKTIAVGNPGSGAALSAERFFRHLKLWSKFQHMPVGYAEAATDFADGKVDGFWILSGYPTAAIIEAAASVPVRVLNLHDMAMVSGFYQLYPFYSKATIPAGTYPGQTAPVETFQDAALWCAQPDLDNRTVYDSLQAVFSPKRLKEMRRIHSAARDMGPETGLDNISIPLHPGAVRFWSEHRLEIPPILMP from the coding sequence ATGCCCCGCCTGCCCACCGTCATACTTACCCTGAGCTGTCTGATTCTGACGGCGGTCTTGGGCTGTTCTCAGGAAACGCCGAACAAGCCCCAAAAGAAGACGGCTCCGGTCAAGCCCAAAACCCTGACCTTCAACGGCGGTCCCCGGGGCGGCACATTCAATCACTTCGCCAACAAGATGGCGGCCATCATCTCCGAGGACGTGCCCAACCTGGACGTTCTGGCCAGACAGTCCGACGGTTCGATAGACAATCTGCTTGCCCTCTGTGCGGGTCAGGCGGACATGTCCATCGTCAACGCCGGCGACGCCTTTTTAGGCCGCACCGGCAAACTGCACTGCCAGGACAAGCGATACGCCAAGCTTCGGGCGCTGGCCTTTCTGTATGGAGCCCCGGCCCAGCTGGTGGTCCGCGCGGACTCGGACATCCATACCCCTGCGGATCTGCTCGACAAAACCATCGCGGTGGGCAATCCCGGCTCGGGCGCGGCTCTGTCTGCCGAACGCTTTTTCCGGCACCTCAAGCTGTGGTCCAAGTTCCAGCATATGCCCGTTGGCTACGCCGAGGCGGCGACCGACTTCGCGGACGGCAAGGTGGACGGATTCTGGATCCTGTCCGGCTATCCGACCGCCGCCATCATTGAGGCGGCGGCTTCGGTGCCCGTGCGGGTCCTGAACCTGCATGACATGGCCATGGTATCCGGCTTTTACCAGCTCTACCCCTTCTATTCGAAGGCGACCATTCCGGCCGGGACCTATCCGGGACAGACCGCTCCGGTGGAAACCTTCCAGGACGCGGCCCTGTGGTGCGCCCAGCCCGATCTGGACAACCGGACCGTGTACGACAGCCTGCAGGCCGTGTTCTCTCCCAAAAGGCTCAAGGAGATGCGCCGCATCCACAGCGCGGCCCGCGACATGGGGCCGGAAACCGGCCTCGACAACATTTCCATCCCGCTGCACCCCGGCGCGGTACGTTTCTGGTCGGAACATCGGCTGGAAATTCCACCCATTCTGATGCCGTAG
- a CDS encoding TRAP transporter fused permease subunit, giving the protein MYDKLNRFEQFLFDFLSVAMVLFYSWSAIFEPAATQYHRGIYVIITYILVFLLYKSQHLITRILDYLLMVASLISVGYWILNFEVINYRTGIETDMDKWMAMIGVVIGIELARRVVGNVFVIIGVLMLLFGMYGAHMPELIAHAGASFPDLCTSIFYRSDGVFGIMANVLATYIILFVLFGAFLEKCGAQRFFIDFPLAAVGHKVGGPAKVSVIASGLFGSISGSAIANTVSTGTFTIPMMKKAGFKPHVAGGIEPAASIGGMFMPPIMGAGGFIMAEMTGLPYSHIMLVAIFPALMYFFSVFVMVHYEAKKNNIVGERYKTGAMEILRKEWLYTLPLILITIFMLAGYSPGYSAIVGLAACIGLSFKDDGQRIDPTLLLIMSFMVLCPWVVKIIAKTGGPEAAATIKPFLSGRILLLYGLIASAAVFAWRKQTVAGMKNELGGFVAAAREGTINSLKIGATVGVIGIIIGVLTYSGLVLTFADIVIELAHGNLVLTILLIALASLVLGMGVPVTAAYLITAVVAVPALTHLGVNEVAAHMIVYWLSQDSNITPPVCIAAFAGATIAGANMWRTAFTSFKFAKFLYLAPFLFAYVPAFSLDAPTQNILISFCAIAVAVFVYAWFLSFIWVKPLKRILGFVPA; this is encoded by the coding sequence ATGTACGACAAATTAAACAGATTCGAACAATTCCTCTTTGACTTCCTGTCGGTGGCCATGGTCCTGTTCTACTCCTGGTCGGCCATCTTCGAACCGGCGGCAACCCAATATCACCGGGGCATCTACGTCATCATCACGTATATCCTCGTCTTCCTGCTCTACAAATCCCAACACCTGATCACCCGCATCCTGGACTACCTGCTCATGGTCGCCTCGCTGATCTCGGTGGGCTACTGGATCCTGAATTTCGAGGTCATCAACTATCGTACCGGCATCGAGACCGACATGGACAAGTGGATGGCCATGATCGGCGTGGTCATCGGCATCGAGCTGGCCCGCCGCGTGGTCGGCAACGTCTTCGTCATCATCGGCGTGCTCATGCTCCTGTTCGGCATGTACGGCGCGCACATGCCCGAACTCATCGCCCACGCGGGCGCGAGCTTCCCGGACCTGTGCACGTCCATCTTCTACCGCTCGGACGGTGTGTTCGGTATCATGGCCAACGTCCTGGCCACCTACATCATCCTGTTCGTGCTCTTCGGGGCCTTTCTGGAAAAGTGTGGAGCCCAGCGGTTCTTCATCGACTTCCCCCTGGCAGCCGTGGGCCACAAGGTCGGCGGCCCGGCCAAGGTCTCGGTCATCGCGTCCGGTCTGTTCGGTTCCATCTCCGGCTCGGCCATCGCCAACACCGTGTCCACCGGCACCTTTACCATCCCAATGATGAAAAAGGCCGGGTTCAAGCCCCATGTGGCGGGGGGCATCGAGCCCGCCGCTTCCATCGGCGGCATGTTCATGCCCCCGATCATGGGCGCGGGCGGGTTTATCATGGCCGAAATGACCGGCCTGCCTTACTCGCACATCATGCTCGTGGCCATCTTCCCGGCTCTGATGTACTTCTTCTCCGTATTCGTCATGGTCCACTACGAAGCCAAGAAGAACAACATCGTGGGCGAACGCTACAAGACCGGGGCCATGGAGATTCTCCGCAAGGAGTGGCTCTACACCCTGCCGCTCATCCTGATCACCATCTTCATGCTCGCCGGGTACTCTCCGGGCTACTCGGCCATCGTCGGCCTGGCCGCGTGTATCGGCCTGTCGTTCAAGGACGACGGCCAACGCATTGATCCGACACTGCTTTTGATCATGAGCTTCATGGTCCTGTGCCCCTGGGTCGTCAAAATCATCGCCAAGACCGGCGGGCCTGAAGCCGCCGCAACCATCAAGCCGTTTCTGTCCGGACGCATCCTGCTGCTCTACGGGCTGATCGCCTCGGCCGCCGTGTTCGCCTGGCGCAAACAGACCGTGGCCGGAATGAAAAACGAACTGGGCGGATTCGTGGCCGCCGCGCGCGAGGGGACCATCAACTCCCTCAAGATCGGCGCCACCGTGGGCGTCATCGGCATCATCATCGGCGTGCTGACCTACTCCGGTCTGGTCCTGACCTTTGCCGACATCGTCATCGAACTGGCCCACGGCAACCTCGTCCTGACCATCCTGCTCATCGCCCTGGCCTCGCTCGTGCTCGGCATGGGCGTGCCCGTCACCGCCGCCTACCTTATCACCGCCGTGGTCGCGGTCCCGGCCCTGACCCATCTGGGCGTGAACGAGGTTGCCGCGCACATGATCGTCTACTGGCTGTCTCAGGACTCCAACATCACACCGCCGGTCTGCATCGCGGCCTTTGCCGGGGCGACCATTGCCGGGGCCAACATGTGGCGCACGGCCTTCACCTCGTTCAAGTTCGCCAAGTTCCTGTACCTGGCCCCATTCCTCTTTGCCTATGTCCCGGCCTTCTCGCTGGACGCGCCCACGCAGAACATCCTCATCTCCTTCTGCGCCATCGCCGTGGCAGTGTTCGTCTACGCCTGGTTCCTCAGCTTCATCTGGGTCAAACCGCTTAAACGCATCCTCGGCTTTGTTCCGGCCTGA
- the thpR gene encoding RNA 2',3'-cyclic phosphodiesterase — protein MPRLFIGIGLSDAYRKVLNPCIQGLSRLTDASVNWSKPETWHLTLKFLGETDEARIPTIKAALAAVDFSAFTLRAGGAGAFPDAKRPKVIWLGLVEGGEQAAALAGSIEDALAAIDTPREKKPFRPHLTLGRIRKPAPGDWPPVLDAVAAHEWPPFTVTHFTLWQSTLAPKGATHTPLAEFSAR, from the coding sequence GTGCCCAGGCTCTTCATCGGCATAGGATTATCGGATGCTTACCGAAAAGTACTCAACCCCTGCATTCAGGGACTTTCCAGACTTACCGATGCCAGCGTCAACTGGTCCAAACCCGAGACCTGGCACCTGACCCTGAAGTTCCTCGGCGAGACGGATGAAGCGCGTATTCCGACCATAAAAGCGGCCTTGGCCGCCGTGGATTTCAGCGCCTTCACCCTGCGGGCAGGTGGCGCGGGCGCGTTCCCGGACGCGAAACGCCCCAAGGTCATCTGGCTCGGGCTGGTCGAGGGCGGCGAGCAGGCCGCGGCCTTGGCCGGGTCCATCGAAGACGCTCTGGCCGCCATCGACACCCCCCGCGAAAAGAAACCGTTCCGTCCCCACCTGACGCTCGGCCGGATACGCAAACCCGCGCCGGGCGACTGGCCCCCGGTCCTCGACGCGGTGGCCGCCCACGAATGGCCGCCCTTTACCGTCACTCATTTCACTCTCTGGCAGAGCACCCTCGCCCCCAAGGGAGCCACCCACACCCCGCTAGCCGAATTTTCCGCCCGATAA